One genomic region from Tachysurus vachellii isolate PV-2020 chromosome 22, HZAU_Pvac_v1, whole genome shotgun sequence encodes:
- the dusp7 gene encoding dual specificity protein phosphatase 7, translating to MWGKSAAWLQDELESGLNSLLLLDCRSHELYESSHIESAIHLAIPGLMLRRLRKGNLPIRSVIPNDTDKERFIRRCKSDTVLLYDESGDSGAAAAGSAGSVLGLLMHRLREDGCKAYYLEGGFNKFQTEFPEHCETNLDSSCPSSSPPVSVLGLSGLKISSDGSDGESDREPSSATESEGSPLPSNQPAFPVQILPYLYLGCAKDSTNLDVLGKYNIKYILNVTPNLPNMFEHDGEFKYKQIPISDHWSQNLSQFFPEAISFIDEARSKKCGILVHCLAGISRSVTVTVAYLMQKLNLSLNDAYDFVKRKKSNISPNFNFMGQLLDFERTLGLNSPTCDNRSPKEQLFFTTPTNHNVFQLDTLEST from the exons ATGTGGGGGAAAAGTGCGGCATGGCTGCAGGACGAGCTGGAGTCTGGGCTCAACTCTCTGCTCCTGCTCGACTGTCGGTCTCACGAGCTTTACGAGTCCTCACACATCGAGTCCGCCATCCATCTCGCCATCCCGGGCCTCATGCTCCGCCGCCTGCGCAAAGGCAACCTGCCGATCCGCTCCGTCATCCCCAATGACACGGACAAGGAGCGCTTCATCCGCCGCTGCAAGAGCGACACCGTGCTGCTGTATGACGAGAGCGGGGACAGCGGGGCGGCTGCTGCGGGCAGCGCGGGGTCCGTGCTGGGGCTCCTCATGCACAGACTCCGGGAAGACGGCTGTAAGGCCTACTACCTGGAGG GAGGCTTTAATAAGTTCCAGACGGAGTTCCCAGAACACTGCGAGACTAATCTGGACTCGTCGTGTCCGAGCAGCTCTCCTCCCGTCTCGGTTCTGGGTCTGAGTGGATTAAAGATCAGCTCCGACGGATCGGACGGTGAATCGGACCGGGAGCCGAGCAGCGCCACCGAGTCGGAAGGCAGCCCGTTGCCTAGCAACCAGCCGGCGTTCCCGGTCCAGATCCTGCCCTATTTGTATTTAGGCTGCGCTAAAGACTCCACCAACCTGGACGTCCTCGGAAAATACAACATCAAGTACATTCTGAACGTGACGCCCAACCTGCCCAACATGTTCGAGCATGACGGAGAATTCAAGTACAAGCAGATTCCCATCTCGGATCACTGGAGCCAGAACCTGTCGCAGTTTTTCCCAGAGGCCATTTCCTTCATCG ATGAAGCTCGCTCTAAGAAGTGTGGTATCCTGGTGCACTGCCTGGCGGGGATTAGTCGCTCGGTCACGGTGACGGTGGCGTATCTGATGCAGAAACTCAACCTGAGTCTAAATGATGCTTACGACTTCGTCAAGCGCAAAAAATCGAACATCTCACCCAACTTTAACTTCATGGGGCAGCTGCTGGACTTCGAGCGAACTCTAGGGTTAAACAGTCCGACCTGCGACAACCGATCGCCCAAAGAGCAGCTGTTCTTCACCACACCCACCAATCACAATGTTTTCCAGCTCGATACACTCGAGTCAACGTGA